The Anopheles merus strain MAF chromosome 2L, AmerM5.1, whole genome shotgun sequence genome has a segment encoding these proteins:
- the LOC121592917 gene encoding uncharacterized protein LOC121592917, with protein MKLLIVSFALFVLAVALVSALPAVNDESILGGDVYEAEVDSFNPQDPQAFLKLKKLKKLLFLG; from the exons ATGAAGCTCCTAATTGTG TCTTTTGCCCTGTTCGTTTTGGCTGTGGCACTCGTGTCCGCTCTGCCCGCCGTCAACGATGAGTCAATTCTCGGTGGCGACGTGTACGAGGCGGAAGTAGACAGCTTCAACCCACAAGACCCACAAGCCTTCCTGAAGCTGAAGAAGTTGAAGAAACTGCTCTTCCTGGGTTAG